The sequence CCGGatgacagcaaaaaaaaaaatataattgcgGTCAAGTGGACTGCAACGGATCAATGGTTTTGCGGACTGCAAAAAACGTACGGTCGTATGTATGAGACTTTAGTAATGGCTGGACAGCAGTAATGCTCTCCAAAGAGAACGGTGTACCCAGGTTAGAAGATTCAATGTATATATGAAGTAGTCCTGCATTACCTGCCCACAGCTCCTTGAGCCCCAAATGCCAAAGCCCCCAAAAgttgctgcaaaaaaaataaaaataaaagagctTTGTGTAAATGCAGCTGACCTCCGTGATCTCTTGTATTACAATGTGAGCGAGCCATTATAATACTGAAACACTTGCCTCATCCACACCGTACAGAAAATCATATTCTTGATATCGATGGAGACATATACTGAAGTCTAAAAGGTCGGTGTCACTAAACTTCACGCCTCGGAACGATGGGATTTGAACTTTCATCCTGCCGGTCAGATCACTCACGCGAACTGTATAAGACAAAGTATAAATTTCTACTGTTAAAACTCAATAGATCAAACTACACCAGATAAACGCTAATGAACGTCTCATCTTACTCCAATTAGTGAAGAGGAGACATATGTATGACAGATGGAAGGTAGTttgactgcaagatcagactacacagagtttgtttatAATATGTAACcacacaggtctgcataggagctgtagacacaaaacggtaggtaTGAAGTGGCttcatttttgtattttagatgtattagCACATAAAAAATGCTTACAAAGTTGAGCAATCCCTTACGTATACCTGGCAATCCCAGCCGCTGCATACTCACACGTTACACCAGTGAGGCTTGGGATGTGATAATAGTAGAATGGAAGACTTGGAGCAGCAGAAGCCACTTCTTTAAGGTACACAACTAAAGCATCTGTGAGACAGAAATGTGATGAGTGGCACAGGAATCGGAAGTCTAGTAAACATCTTACatgaaaaaaagtgtcaatttaataaaaaaaaataaaaaatagaaaaaccatAGAACCAACAGATTTTACATGCAtcattaaaaggggttatccagtttgGACAATCCTGGCTCAGACTCCCAGAGTGACGGGGATGTCAGATATAAGAGATCGATAGGTGTTATTTGGGGAGAAACTGAAATGGAAGCTTTACAGGCAGCCTACTGAACCTAATGAGCAGCCTATGAATTTGTTGTTGTAAGGTGTATGGAAAAGGCTCTCAAATGGGGACCCACCACCACTATTAGCTTAACAAGTTAATTCCTCTAATTTTCCTGGAGGAGGAGTATATTAAATCATTTTTAATTAAGGGGCAATTCTAAGTCACCTCTCCATATATTACCTGGACACGAGGGTTTGAGGAATGATGGGCTTACAGCACAGATGGCATCAGCTCCACTGGAAGCAGCGTGAGAAGCCTGATGAAGAACAGAAGTAAAAGTCACGATAGCTCTTGACTAATTCTTTATTGTAATGTGTAGAGTACATTTCAGGCCTGGATATTGTCCTTGGTCATGTATTACACAGATCTGTGGGCTCATATGGCCGGGCAGCATTGCGGATAAAACTGCGGAATATCCAAGTTTGTGCGGccatttagtataaatttatagtcaATTCTCTACTATATGATTCACTATCTTTGTGAGCAGGGGCAATATGGATAATGTGGGAGAGCAGAAGTGGAGAGATCAAACTCCATGCAAATATTCCTTGGTGTTATTAGCAAAAGACAGTTGTCAAAGGATATTATGGAAAACACATTTCATTAACACCCACCAGATCCTTGGAGTCTTCCAGGCTCAGACAACCAACGTGTACAACTACATTGTCCATCCTATAAGAAGAGCGGAAAAGAAGTTAGTGAGCATGGACATCGCATATTTTATATACCTGCAAAGTATGAGttaactttaaagagaacctgtcagctaGTCCAACATGTCAGTTTTCGTAAATACTTGTATGAAttgtgaaataacaattctgcagtATCTTCTTTCCATCGTGCTGTtcgtctgttattcctcctggaaatgtataaatagacaacttggtgttaccattcccctgatCAATAGGGTATGTCCCTATACGGTCTCACACTATCAGTACCGATAGACAGTGTCAGATTGGTtcaacccagttgtcaatttagtcgTACATTACCAGGAGGAAtaccagaggaacagcacaatggagagaagatgttccagaattgttatttcatgggtaatacaagtattaGATAAAATAGACAAGTCAGGTGAGCTCAAAAGGTTTTCTTCAAAAGGAAAACaatactaaaacacaatctcagtgaaccttataaaatATAGATTTATATTCAAATTAACAAATGTAGTGGAAATAAGCGCAAGTTACATAAGGCCTCCTCCACGCGGCgttttaaactgcataaaaaaacaacCACCCGTCAGCGTTGTTAAAACGAAACATTCGTTTTTAGTGACATTTTTTATGCGGTGTTATTTTGTACacatttttttctggtgttttagaGAAGCCTATAAAAAAAGGccaatacccagagcatgctgcgttataTAAAAAAATGCCACTCACCATAAAATGGTCTCAAAAACGTgagaaaccaaaacgcagttgtgtctagtgcattttatattttacaatagaCTTTAATGTTACATCTGGCCACactaaagacataaaaaaaaaaaacacgaaaaatgcacaaaaacgcagcaaaacaatGCGtgtatccagccttagggtaaattcacacatggcagatgtgTTTCAGAAATCTCTGACCATTCCATTCAACTGATTGGGCTTGCAGAAATCTATGCAGCAGAAACCACGTTCAGGTGAACGGAATGGATTTTAAGTCCCAgacatttctgcaccaaatctgccgtgtgtgaatataTCCTAACGGAGGAACAAAGTAAAGCGGTTTCCCAACCAAGTGACCCCTGAGATCAGATACATGACATCAGGAAAGCATATGACAAGGGCTATTTGAATGTCCGTGTATCTACAGTGCGCTAAATATTATACTTCTCTGCAGGTTTTACCCTCGGCCTGAGTTACTTACTTGCCTCTGGCGTGCTTCACCCACTCCTCAGCCAGTCTCTTTCTCTCCAGGACACTGAGAGACATCCCTTCCCCTGTTGTCCCATTCACTGCAGAACATGCAAAAGAATACAAAAagctaaattaatttaaaaaaaaaataaaatatgcagaAAGTTTTATTTGTAGAAACTCACCAAATATATTCCTAACTTTTTGCTTATGTACCAAGTAATCTACATATTGCTGGATGATGGAGAGATTGACTTCACTATAATGAGAAAACAAAaattaccaaatatatatatatatatatataaaatatatacagcGAACATAATTATAGGGGCTGCAGTGCTTGTAGATGCAGTGAAGCCCCTAAGTCATACAGCAATACTATAAATGGTATGCAACTGTTGGGGGGTCCTGGTACAGATTTGACATTGGATGTTGGGGAGCTCCAAGTTACACTTGTGCCTTCTACTGCTTTACTAGAGCCTATTGTAAAAGAACACAGCACAAATGTCCGACTGCGCCCAAAACGTCTCCTCAATCACCTTCATTATGGGAACATATCCAGCATGTTGATTGATTATCCCTGAATGGAAAATATGACACAGGGGACAACCCTTACACCAATAGGTTTTCTTACGATTAATCTTTATAGCatgttaaagtgtacctatacgTTCataaaactcctgacatgtcagaatATATATTACAGAAGGTTTACCTGCTGCTATGTCTAGTTTATTTAAGAGTAAGAGTCCTATAGACCCTGTGGTAATAAGGTTGGGAATCACTGCTATAGGTGCAGGTCTTACGACAGTAGGACTTTTACTCTGGACTAGTCCTGTAATTTGCAGTCTCGGGCTATGTTCAGACGATCCAAATGTTAAGGGAAATCCATGAGTTACTAGCAATTTTTCCCCCCCAGATCTTCAGTTGTACGTGCCGCGAATCCATGTCAAGTGGCAGGTCACTTTTTTCCCCAgtgttgcagatttaaaatccATGTTGCTGTTCATACAGCGCAGAGATCTCTGCCACGGATCAGTGTCAcagacctgtcacttcttcatgcGGATTCCTCGCGGAAAAGCCAGCAAATTTCCACATGCGGATCCGTGGCACGTGGCACGAAATCCATAGAACAGTACACAGTTCCTTGAAATCCGTGTCAGAATTTTCTACCTCCAAATTCATTGCCTAAGACTTTAAATCAATATGAGGCAAAATCCGCGTGAAATAAAcgttgtgtgactataccctaagGCAAGTAACACTTTTGAACGGGGTACTTACCAGTTCACAGTCATTGGTGTGAAGGTGGCAGCTACAAGACCCCTCAACCTCTTCCCATCAGATGCCATGATCCTCTGAAGGAAAATAAACacgttattttttttaagtttattgtttttttttagaaaatgatGGCACCGGACCCCTTGAAAGTACATACACACAACTCAATCCCGTTCACACAAAGCGGCTGAATACCAAAGCACGTCGATAGGCAGTATATAATCTCAATTTGAAGGGAAAAACCACTGCATTGAGAACTTGATATgttacttaggcttcgttcacatctgcgccagggtcccgttccgacggagctttccatcggaacgggaccctgaccaacagggtcgactacgctatggattccgtcaaaacgacagaacccttgcacaactgagacaaatggaaaccattgtcaCTGGAAACTACACCATTGaaatgtggtttccgtttgtgtcggtcagggctcccttccgacggaaagctcagacaatgtcggaacgggaccctggcgcagatgtgatcgAAGCCTAACCTATCAATGAATCCACAAGTAACAGGTTTATTTGAGTACTATGAAATGTAATAGCTTTGCGGAGTAATAACACTGTATGGAGAGAATCCCTTCTGAGAACAGTTTAGTAGAGCGCGGCTTTTACTCCAGTTCACTTATTAGATTGAAGTATAACAAAGACTCGTGTTCCGCAGCTGAACAGGATGCAGATTTGCTGGGACTGCACATTTGCATCCTCCTTTCTAGAAACAATATAGCAAACCCACAACTAGTGACATAACAGAGTCAGTCTCCATCATTGCCGTTAATAAATTAAAACCTTCCCTGGTGTTCAGCACTGCAGTCTTGTAGTACTGGGGTTCAGGGTTCACATCCAACCTAGGACAACAGAAATTAACCCTAGAAGTGTATCGTTGTTTTATATATGGAAAATAGATTGTGAGCCCAATCGGGGTCAGGTACTGATGGCAATAgctgtacagcactgcagaatatgttggcgcaatGTAATTGAAAGCAAATAAAATTACACAAATATAAATATACTATAGATCACTACATAGCATTCACTAAAATCAAGTTACGGAGGCCATTTTAATAGGTATCCTGCAATATTTCGTTTTACACAGGTAAAGCGAGCCCTTATACAGCAGATCCCCCCAGGTGACTTCTACAAGTTCATATAACCAGCAACGAGACCCCCTACTCAGTGAAATTACCGGGAGAACAGGTAACGGGACCACATTCTTAAAAATAGTATGGTTTCCGAAGACGACTActatttagggcttgtccacacgtaacagaaatcCGTCTAAAGCagcagacaatccgctgcggaaaacacaccatttcctgcgtttttctcaatgctgggagatggtgacatctcttctgaaaaacgcagcaattcagtccactttccatagcaggtattgacatgctgcggtaggtaaaatacgcaccgcaggtcaatttccggtcTGAAATtttacgtagcgtgtggatgagattcgttaaatctcacccactttgctgctactgtattctgctgcgtattttccatccgtaaTTCTGGAAGGAAACTACACAGCAATTCACTACACTCAGACAATCCCTTATACCAAATTTGACTCAAACAATTGTTCtagtggaaaccccctttaaacccGGACTTTACCAATCATACGCAGCCTAATCCTTCATTTATTCATCTACTAGTGACAATGACTCTATGGCGCTGCAGGTGCATCCAGACTCCAGTAACCTCATACTATACCTTCTTATCGGCTCTTCACTCTCCTATGCTCAGCTCTGGAGCTAGGACTAAGCTTTGTATGCTGGGATCACATGACCACTCCCCGCCTGCTGCATGCTGGGAGGAGCAGTCACCCAGTTCCC is a genomic window of Rhinoderma darwinii isolate aRhiDar2 chromosome 7, aRhiDar2.hap1, whole genome shotgun sequence containing:
- the NPL gene encoding N-acetylneuraminate lyase isoform X2 produces the protein MSLSVLERKRLAEEWVKHARGKMDNVVVHVGCLSLEDSKDLASHAASSGADAICAVSPSFLKPSCPDALVVYLKEVASAAPSLPFYYYHIPSLTGVTFRVSDLTGRMKVQIPSFRGVKFSDTDLLDFSICLHRYQEYDFLYGVDEQLLGALAFGAQGAVGSTYNYLGATTNQMLTVFKEGDLEKAREIQCRIQAFVAFVFALGWGLPEFKNIMSEVSGIDLGPPRPPLTSGFKPEHPEKIREEMKKLNLI
- the NPL gene encoding N-acetylneuraminate lyase isoform X1, coding for MASDGKRLRGLVAATFTPMTVNCEVNLSIIQQYVDYLVHKQKVRNIFVNGTTGEGMSLSVLERKRLAEEWVKHARGKMDNVVVHVGCLSLEDSKDLASHAASSGADAICAVSPSFLKPSCPDALVVYLKEVASAAPSLPFYYYHIPSLTGVTFRVSDLTGRMKVQIPSFRGVKFSDTDLLDFSICLHRYQEYDFLYGVDEQLLGALAFGAQGAVGSTYNYLGATTNQMLTVFKEGDLEKAREIQCRIQAFVAFVFALGWGLPEFKNIMSEVSGIDLGPPRPPLTSGFKPEHPEKIREEMKKLNLI